The DNA segment ATAGCTAATTAAATCAACCTAATATGGAAGGCAACAGAATGTTTTCAGACCCTTAGAATAGCAGCTTGGCATAGTGTCACAGTGATTCCATCTGTTTAATGCTCAGCGAGCCTCAGTATAGATCCCATAGAAACTTTAGGATCCCATTCCCAGACAATAGCAGGGCCCCAAAAGGGGCCAGGTGTCCTTCTCCTGAGTAAAGGTGAGGGGCGGGGCAGTGGTGAACTGGAGGACATGGGCCCCACCTCAAAGGAAGGGACCATTCCTTCAGCGGGTTGTATGCTTGTGTGAATGCTGCCACAATCTCTGAGTTTTcaagagaacccagaaatctggattttcatGTGAATCTTCCAACTGTTAAATGGTGGCAACTAATTCAAAATCAAAAATATACTATGTGAGCCAACTAATTTTTTAAGAACACCGTGTGAATTAAACAAAACCATAGCCCTATCTAGCCTACAGGCTCTGGGTCTGTGAATAGAAGGTGTGGGTGTGGAGGCTTGGGAGTCAGAAAGACACCAACTCAAATATTTCCCTGGGTGGTAATGAGGTTAAGAGATCATATTTGCAAAATGGCTAGTCCAAAGCAGTTCCCTAAATGaaagccaattttttaaaagattttatttatttatttgagagagagagagaaagcaggagcaggagagaagggtggagggagaagcaggcttcccactgagcagggagcccgatgtggaactcgatcccaggaccccgggatcatgacctgagctgaaggcagatgcttaactgactgagccacccaggcgcccggaagTCAAATTTCACTTCATCAGCACGACTGACACGTATATAAAAAGAACATGTTTACGTGGTCAGCATAGGACAACAGGGGATACGAACACCACCGAGGAAGGGGAGGGCCAGCCACAACACTCATTGCTCAGTAATTCCATTGCCCCTTCCAATTTGCACCCCAGccttgtttgtgttttgttctccGATGCACTTAGAAAAGCCAGGTGCTCCGGACCATCAGCACTGGTCTGGGTTCTGAGGGTTCTGAGCCTGGGAACTGGAGGGAGGGCCTGGCCAAAAGACGTCCTTCTGGAGAACCCCTAGCCATGACCCTCATTGTCACCCCCAAACTGTGTAAGCCGTGAGGTGCACCTGCATGGTCTCCCAGAGGTCAAGAGACCTGCGACCACTTCCCTTCGTTGAGGACACaggcaaattaaaaatgaacacttgccggggcccctgggtggctcagtcattaagcgtctgcctttggctcagggcgtgatcccagagtcctggcatcgagccccgcatcgggctcctccactgggagcctgcttcttcctctcccactccccctgcttgtgttccctctctcactggctgtctctctctctgtcaaataaataaataaaatcttaaaaaaaaaaaaaagatagcgtATGTAGCTATCTCAGTGCCCGGTTCAGTGAAAGGCAGCTCCCACTGATGCTTCCAGAATGCTAATGGGCATGAAACTGATTTTTGGCAACTGACCCAGAATGGGTTTAAAGTAGAGGAACgtcatcagatttttttaaatgtgatattttCCATGATTAAAATACATGCCTATTTTAGAAGAgttgacaatattttaaaaagaaaggagaaaatatgacCTCACTGCCTCTCCACCCAAAGAGAATCTCTGAATATCTTGGTGCCGTGTCTTCCCATCTTTACTCAGCATACTTCTCTGTACCATATGGACAAAAAGTTCTCTAGTTTTTCCACATAAAAATGGTGACATGAGCAGTTTTCTATATTATTACGAtctctttgaatatatcatcttAATGGTGAATAGCCATTGAATGGATCTATTATAATTTACTCTGAGAATTCCCTGCTTGTTAGACAAATACGTTGTCTACAATTTTTTTACAATGGTCAATAATGTGATGGAGAATGTCTTGATtcataaggcttttttttttcttttggtacttcaaattatttccttaggCTAGAGCCTCAAAGAAACTAGAGAATTTAAGGATCTTGATGCAATGTTAGCCACCTGTTTCTTGAAAGGGTACATTTACACTCCCTCAGCTGTGTTTGCTTCACACAAGCCTTACCAGCCTTGGGCGTTCTCCCTTAAAACGAAATCTCTGCTAATGTGTTggccacaaaaaacaaaagcgaAGGCACAGCATTTCCTTCATTATTCAAAAGCCAGAGAAGAGCTCACATGTGCGTTTCACACACGGTTCCGTGTTCCAGCTTCTTGGTGCTTGGTTTTTATCTAGCTGCCTGATGGATGAGGGAGAGAGCTTAAGTTGTTatcaaatatacttaaaatattaactaaaaggaatattttgttttctgtttgacttttaaccaactgagccacccaggcaccccctctgtTGACCTTTTAATTTAGGATTTTAATTCTGATGGAATTAAGTCCCACATAGCTCTTCCTCTGCAATCACTTCTGTCCTTTAAAGGTTTGAAAGGGCAGGAATTTttagctccctctctctctctggacctcaatttccttatctattatttatttattcactctttttttttaagattttatttatttatttgacagagagagagagacagccagtgagagagggaacgcaagcagggggagtgggagaggaagaagcaggctcgcagcggaggagcctgatgtggggctcaatctcaggacttggggatcatgccctgagccaaaggcaggcgcttaacagctgagccacccaggcgcccctatttatttacttttaaagatttatttacttgaggggggaggggcagagggagagggagagacagtcttgAGCAGACttcgcactgagcatggagcccgacatgggcttgctctcaccaccccaagatcacaactTCAGCCGAAACCaagtgcgccacccaggcgcccctcctcaccTTTTAAAAGGGTGAGTAGGCAAAGATACGATCTCTGGGCTTCCGTGTAGGTGTAGATTCCTGGACTCTGGACTCCagtccttctggaggctctaccCTGTGCTGGGCATTATTCTAGGCACCGGGGATAcaggagcaaagaaaataaagcccCTGCCATCACTTCTAGTAGGGAGAGATGGACaacaaagaaactagaaagtTATAATAATTCACATAGTGCaaatgcaatggaaaaaataaacaaggtaaGGGGTCAGGGAGTGCCAGGAGGTCGGGGAGGGGAGTTGCTATTCTATCTAGAAGGGTCAGGTGACATTTCAGCAGAGGTGTGAATGAAGTGAGGAAGCCAGTCACATGGATATCTGGTAGAAGAGCATTTCCCGTAGAGAGaagagcatatgcaaaggccTGGGGGCAGGAGCCTGCTGGAGTGATTGGAGGAGCAAGGAGGCCAGGATGGCCAGAGCAAAGGAGCACAAGGGATGGTGTAGGGAAAGGGTCAGAGAGGGCACATGGTCTTAGGGCCCTCTTAATGATTTGGCTTTCACTGAATGAAATGGAAACCCCTGGATGGTTCTGTGCAGAGCAATGACCGGATTGTATCTAGGTTTTAAAGGGGTTAGAAGAAGCCTCTggtctagggacgcctgggtggctcagtcagttaagcattggactctggATTtaagctcatgatctcagggtcatgatctcatcaggGAGTTGGCTtggcattctctccctctccctctgtccctcagcctgcttatgttctctctctctctctctcaaatacataaattttaaaagaagaacaagaggacTCTCGTCTAGTGACCACCACAGGCTCCAGCTCTGGAATGGTCTACACCCTGTCCCATTCCCAGCTGAGGGAACTTGGCCTTATGTCTCTCGTTCTTAGTTCTCCAGGAAAGAACAATACCATTTCAGCTAGGAACCCTTCTGTTCCTGTAGCCGATATACAGGCCAAGATTTTGTGTAggtagtggggaggggagggagccaacCCAGAGGGCTTGTATGTTTAATGTGGAATTTCCTACCTCTAGGATGACCACAGGGTGGTAATGGTTCTAGAGGCAGGGGTGCAGGCCTCATTCAGTCCACCAGTATCTAGCCAGCATCTACCCATTGTGAGCCTAGGACACTTTCTGGCTcaggggaggtgggaagatgGTCAATAAGCCTGCAACAAGCCCACACATGGTCATGGTAGCCAGAAACGGAGCTCCACCGCCCCCAAATTCAGGCCTGTGGGTCATGACACAGATCTTGCCTCCAGAAATCCATTCAGCTGCGCTATTGTCACGGAAGGTGGCCTTTTCTGGCCCTGCCCCTCCTAGACCTGGCCAGGACCCCGAAGGGCAGCCTTGGAGTCCCACAGTTCCTCTCCTTTAAAGCTCTCTCCACAGTTGAACTCTTTTGGACATTAGTAGGATTCTTTGATGGGTCTCCCCTACCATTCTAAAAACTACGGGGCCTGGTAAAGGCATTCTTGGAGCACCCCCAGCATGGTCCCTGACATATAAGGGTGCTCAAGAAATGGATCGAGTGAGTAAATGATAAAGGAGAAAGGTAATGCTTTTCCCTTTTACAGGCAATAAAACATGCCCAGACAGGAGGTGTGACTGCCTTCTGGCCCAATTCCTACAGTAGGAGCACCCAGGAGCATAGGGCCACACCCGATGGCTTCCCAGgccctcctccagcttctcctcctctgctccccggGCAGCAGAGCCAGTCCTGAGCCTCTGAAACAAGACCGGTTTCCCAAGAATAGATCCTATGGCAGGAGTGGAGCAAGTGACAGCCTACTCATAACAATAACAGCATTTAGAATGTACCAGACACTCTTCTTCCACAGCAACTTTTTGAGGCAGGTTCTATTagcatcctcattttaaagatgaagaaacggGGCACAGGGGGTAAGTGCCATGCCCAAGATCGGAGCGGAGCCCAGGTAACAGAACCAAGGCTGCACTCAGCCACTCTGCATTGCCTCTGCGGCAGCGCAGAACACCAGCATGGGCATCAGATGTCAGGTGTTCTTCGGGCTCTGCCCGAGCGCCCCGTGTCCTTACTTCCTCATCTGCAGACCGTGCCCATTAATAATGGCTAGCCACAGGACTGCAGGGAGGATAATGCACGCGGAGTTTAgtacagtgcccagcacacagcaaatgatcaataaatgttaattattgatatttttgttatcGTTTGGAGCGTTTCTGGCCCTGGAAAGGAGGGCTGCAGGGCGGGATCCTTGCACAGACTGCAGGTGAGGTCACTCAGGGAGCCAGGGGTGTGGGGCCCCTCTCCCGCCCTCACCGGCCCAGAACGGGCGGGGCGAGAGTGAGGGGGACAGCGGCCCCGCCCCgccagacttttttaaaaagggacgcTGGGCGCAGGCGCAAAAAGCCCAGCCAGCCGTCCGGCGCAGACCCTGACGCGCACGCGCATGGAGGGGCGCGCGAGCCCCCCGGGTGAGGCCCGCGCGCGCCGTGGGCCTGCGGTGCTGTGCCGCGGCCCCGTGGAGCCGCTCGTCTTCCTCGCCAACTTCTCTTTGGTCCTGCAGGGCCCGCTCACCACGCAGTACTTGTGGCACCGCTTCAGTGCGGACCTCGGCTACAATGGCACCCGCGACAGGGGCAGCTGCAGCAACCACAGCGCGGACCCCATCATGACGGTAGCGGCGCGGGAGGAGCGCGGAGCGGGCCCCCGGGTGGGCCCCGCACTGGAGCGTGGGGGCAGccgagggggcggggcctgcgtCCGGGAGAGGGCCAGCTGGATTTTGGGTAGTGGGCGGGGCCAGAGCAAAGTTGGGACCTGAGCGACCACTGCAGGTTGGGGGATGCTTAAAGTTTTCTAGGTAAGGCGAGGCCGTGAGGATTAACACAAAGGAGTAGAAGTAAGGGAATGGGACCTTGGTCCATTGCGCATCACCCAGGGCCGGTTTTTTGAGAGTTTTACAAAGAGCCTCAGAGGGTTAGGGCTCCAAAGATAGTCCCCATCCCTGTATCTCCTAGGATGGTGATGGTTTGCGGGGTGGGCAACCCAGAGTGAGGAAGAGCACCTGGTTAAGATTCATGTCCCCACAGGAAGTGGAGACCCTTACCTCCCACTGGACCCTCTACATGAACCTGGGCGGCTTCCTGGTGGCGATCTTCTCATCCACCCTGCTGGGTGCCTGGAGTGACTGCGTGGGCCGCCGCCCGCTGCTGGTGCTGGCCTCCCTGGGCCTGTTGCTGCAGGCGCTGGTGTCCATCTTTGTGGTACAGTTCCAGCTCCACGTCGGCTACTTCGTGCTGGGCCGCATCCTTTGCGCTTTCCTTGGGGACTTCAGTGGCCTTCTGGCCGCAGGCTTTGCCTCCGTGGCGGATGTCAGCAACAACCGCAGCCGTACTATGCGAATGGCCCTGCTGGAAGCGTGCATCGGGGTGGCAGGGATGCTGGCGAGCCTCCTTGGGGGCCACTGGCTCCGGGCCCAGGGTTATGCCAACCCCTTCTGGCTGGCCTTGGCCTTGTTGATAGCCATGACTCTCTACGCAGCCTTCTGCTTTGGTGAGACGGTGAAGGAGCCAACGCCTGCCCGGCTCTTCACGCTCCGTCACCACCGATCCATCGTCCAGCTGTACGTGACTCCAGCCCCAGAGAAGTCCAGGAAGCATTTAGCCCTGTATTCATTGGCCATCTTCATGGTAGTCACTGTGCACTTTGGGGCCCAGGACATCCTGACCCTCTACGAGCTGAGCAAACCCCTCTGCTGGGACTCCAAGCTGATCGGCTACGGCTCTGCGGCTCAGCACCTCCCTTACTTCACCAGCCTGCTGGGCCTGCGGCTTCTGCAGCACTGCCTGGCCGACACCTGGGTGGCCGAGATTGGCCTGGCCTTCAACATTCTGGGGATGGTGGTCTTTGCATTTGCTACCATCACCCCCCTCATGTTTACAGGTAAAGTGTGTGGGCTCAGGGACAGTTTGTCCCAAAGGTGCTGGGTGAAAATTGGGGGTTAGACACTCACTGCCCCTAAATGTGGTTCGTGCCTGTGTCTAGAAATAGCGTTAGGCTCCTTGCCTGCACTGGAGGACAGACAACGaagaaactttataaaaatgccATCTTTGTTAAACGGAAAAGACAGACCTTCGGTGGCCTCGGTAATTAATCCACGTTGTCAACTGTAAACATCATTAGTAAGATAGAGCAAAAGACACAAGTATGGCTCATAAACTAATTGCTTCACTCCTTAGCCTCCCACAGCCAATATTTATGGTGTT comes from the Ailuropoda melanoleuca isolate Jingjing chromosome 13, ASM200744v2, whole genome shotgun sequence genome and includes:
- the SLC46A1 gene encoding proton-coupled folate transporter isoform X2 — translated: MNLGGFLVAIFSSTLLGAWSDCVGRRPLLVLASLGLLLQALVSIFVVQFQLHVGYFVLGRILCAFLGDFSGLLAAGFASVADVSNNRSRTMRMALLEACIGVAGMLASLLGGHWLRAQGYANPFWLALALLIAMTLYAAFCFGETVKEPTPARLFTLRHHRSIVQLYVTPAPEKSRKHLALYSLAIFMVVTVHFGAQDILTLYELSKPLCWDSKLIGYGSAAQHLPYFTSLLGLRLLQHCLADTWVAEIGLAFNILGMVVFAFATITPLMFTGYGLLFLSLVTTPIIRAKLSRLVGESEHGALFSAVACTNSLAMLMASGIFNSLYPATLNFMKGFPFLLGAGLLFIPAILIGVLEKTNPRPEFQPFPQSP
- the SLC46A1 gene encoding proton-coupled folate transporter isoform X1, with protein sequence MEGRASPPGEARARRGPAVLCRGPVEPLVFLANFSLVLQGPLTTQYLWHRFSADLGYNGTRDRGSCSNHSADPIMTEVETLTSHWTLYMNLGGFLVAIFSSTLLGAWSDCVGRRPLLVLASLGLLLQALVSIFVVQFQLHVGYFVLGRILCAFLGDFSGLLAAGFASVADVSNNRSRTMRMALLEACIGVAGMLASLLGGHWLRAQGYANPFWLALALLIAMTLYAAFCFGETVKEPTPARLFTLRHHRSIVQLYVTPAPEKSRKHLALYSLAIFMVVTVHFGAQDILTLYELSKPLCWDSKLIGYGSAAQHLPYFTSLLGLRLLQHCLADTWVAEIGLAFNILGMVVFAFATITPLMFTGYGLLFLSLVTTPIIRAKLSRLVGESEHGALFSAVACTNSLAMLMASGIFNSLYPATLNFMKGFPFLLGAGLLFIPAILIGVLEKTNPRPEFQPFPQSP